A section of the Arabiibacter massiliensis genome encodes:
- a CDS encoding 16S rRNA (uracil(1498)-N(3))-methyltransferase: MSLPHFYLDDQVLADEPGEVFSLRLSAGDAKHARVLRLAPGEHVAVVDAGRDYFECEVVSFDGMLPDVRIAQRLERAAARPSVVLVQGLAKGDKMETVIRHATELGVAEFLPLSCERSVVRLDAKKGVAKAERWRAIAKSAAMQSGQPAIPEVREPMALARACGLLADADAVLVCWEEAPGTARIEDALEGSPPDARVAVVVGPEGGLAAREVDALLACNPRASLVTLGPSILRTETAGIVAPALVLYELRRAAR, translated from the coding sequence ATGTCCCTGCCTCATTTCTACCTTGACGACCAGGTGCTCGCCGATGAGCCGGGCGAGGTCTTCTCCCTGCGCCTCTCCGCGGGCGACGCCAAGCACGCCCGCGTGCTGCGCCTGGCGCCCGGCGAGCACGTGGCCGTGGTGGACGCCGGGCGGGATTACTTCGAGTGCGAGGTCGTCTCGTTCGACGGCATGCTGCCCGACGTGCGCATCGCCCAGCGGCTCGAGCGCGCCGCGGCCCGCCCGTCGGTCGTGCTCGTGCAGGGCCTCGCCAAGGGCGACAAGATGGAGACGGTCATCCGCCACGCAACCGAGCTGGGCGTGGCCGAGTTCCTGCCGCTTTCGTGCGAGCGCTCCGTGGTGAGGCTCGATGCCAAGAAGGGGGTCGCGAAGGCCGAGCGCTGGCGCGCCATCGCGAAGAGCGCGGCCATGCAGTCGGGGCAGCCGGCGATCCCCGAGGTGCGCGAGCCGATGGCGCTCGCCCGGGCGTGCGGGCTGCTCGCCGACGCGGACGCCGTGCTCGTGTGCTGGGAGGAGGCCCCCGGCACGGCGCGGATCGAGGACGCCCTGGAAGGTTCGCCGCCCGACGCGCGCGTGGCCGTGGTCGTGGGGCCCGAAGGGGGCCTCGCGGCCCGCGAGGTGGACGCGCTCCTCGCCTGCAACCCGCGCGCGTCGCTCGTGACGCTCGGGCCCTCCATCCTGCGCACAGAGACCGCCGGCATCGTGGCCCCGGCCCTCGTGCTGTACGAGCTTCGGCGGGCCGCGCGATGA
- the dnaJ gene encoding molecular chaperone DnaJ has product MARDLYEVLGVSREATEEEIKKAFRRRARELHPDVNKAPDAEDQFKELNEAYDVLSDATKRAQYDRFGTIPGAAGSGSPYGGGGYVDFEDLFGGGFGMGDIFSSFFGGAAGGRAPQRREGRDMGVGLRLTLEEVAAGAKKEIVYDRLAPCPDCDGTGLGPDGREITCPECHGQGRVVTIQHTFLGDMQTSATCKACGGTGRTIENPCPECEGQGRVPDRQRVTVEVPVGIRDSQQLRLSGFGEAGMHGARPGDLIVTVRIQPHEFFERDGDNLHARANISIVQAALGAEIEIDGIFADEKVQVRIPEGCQNEQVVRVKGYGMPKFRSESRGDMFVHVNVVVPKKVTKKQRELLEQLAQEMGEDVADERSPLQKLRDAFN; this is encoded by the coding sequence ATGGCCAGGGACCTGTACGAAGTTCTGGGAGTTTCCCGAGAGGCGACCGAAGAGGAGATCAAGAAGGCGTTCCGCCGGCGGGCGCGCGAGCTGCATCCCGACGTGAACAAGGCGCCTGACGCCGAGGACCAGTTCAAGGAGCTCAACGAGGCCTACGACGTGCTGAGCGACGCGACGAAGCGCGCCCAGTACGACCGCTTCGGCACCATCCCCGGCGCGGCGGGCAGCGGAAGCCCCTACGGGGGCGGCGGCTACGTCGACTTCGAGGACCTGTTCGGCGGCGGCTTCGGCATGGGCGACATCTTCAGCTCGTTCTTCGGCGGCGCGGCCGGCGGGCGCGCCCCGCAGCGCCGCGAGGGCCGCGACATGGGCGTGGGCCTGCGCCTCACGCTCGAGGAGGTGGCCGCGGGCGCCAAGAAGGAGATCGTCTACGACCGCCTGGCGCCGTGCCCCGACTGCGACGGAACCGGCCTCGGCCCCGACGGCCGCGAGATCACCTGCCCCGAGTGCCATGGCCAGGGCCGCGTGGTCACCATCCAGCACACCTTCCTCGGCGACATGCAGACGTCCGCCACCTGCAAGGCTTGCGGCGGTACCGGGCGCACCATCGAGAACCCGTGCCCGGAATGCGAGGGCCAGGGCCGCGTGCCCGACCGCCAGCGCGTCACCGTGGAGGTGCCGGTGGGCATCCGCGACTCCCAGCAGCTGCGCCTTTCCGGCTTCGGCGAGGCCGGCATGCACGGCGCGCGCCCGGGCGACCTCATCGTCACGGTGCGCATCCAGCCCCACGAGTTCTTCGAGCGCGACGGCGACAACCTGCACGCGCGCGCGAACATCTCCATCGTCCAGGCCGCCCTCGGCGCCGAGATCGAGATCGACGGCATCTTCGCCGACGAGAAGGTGCAGGTGCGCATCCCCGAGGGCTGCCAGAACGAGCAGGTGGTGCGCGTGAAGGGCTACGGCATGCCGAAGTTCCGCAGCGAGTCGCGCGGCGACATGTTCGTGCACGTGAACGTGGTGGTGCCCAAGAAGGTGACGAAGAAGCAGCGCGAGCTTCTGGAGCAGCTGGCCCAGGAGATGGGCGAGGACGTGGCCGACGAGCGCTCGCCGCTGCAGAAGCTGCGCGACGCCTTCAACTAG
- the hemW gene encoding radical SAM family heme chaperone HemW, producing the protein MPHDPYKALYLHVPFCVKRCAYCDFATAAVPAGSPEIDAYVEDLCLQIRRKAKEGELGAIETVYIGGGTPSHVGLSRLSMLLYTLSLSMHLTPEVECTMEANPESLDERMVRDIWALGVNRLSIGVQSFDDEVLRVLSRAHDADAARRAIEAARTRFENVSVDLMCGIPGQSEASFEASVREAVSLGATHVSVYPLTIEPHTPFDAAVLAGELDEPDDDVEAAHMEAAARVLGAAGFTRYEVASYARPGFESRHNTAYWTGVPYLGLGRSAATMTQNASRRMRMQDGEVTDDLDARQMAAEDLMLGMRMSRGVPDAQAERADALGLGATQAFAELAEQGLVVHEDGRWRPTERGWLCGNDLYGRLLDLAP; encoded by the coding sequence ATGCCCCACGATCCGTACAAGGCTCTTTACTTGCACGTGCCGTTCTGCGTGAAGCGGTGCGCTTACTGCGACTTCGCGACGGCGGCGGTGCCGGCTGGCTCGCCGGAGATCGACGCGTACGTGGAGGACCTCTGCCTGCAGATCCGCCGCAAGGCGAAGGAGGGGGAGCTCGGCGCCATCGAGACGGTGTATATCGGCGGGGGCACGCCTTCGCATGTGGGGCTCTCTCGGCTCTCGATGCTCCTCTATACGCTCTCGCTTTCGATGCATCTTACGCCCGAGGTGGAGTGCACGATGGAGGCCAATCCGGAGAGCCTCGACGAGCGCATGGTGCGCGACATCTGGGCGCTCGGGGTGAACCGCCTGTCCATCGGCGTGCAGAGCTTCGACGACGAGGTGCTGCGCGTGCTCAGCCGCGCTCATGACGCGGATGCGGCCCGGCGCGCCATCGAGGCCGCGCGGACCCGCTTCGAGAACGTGAGCGTGGATCTCATGTGCGGTATCCCCGGGCAGTCGGAGGCCAGCTTCGAGGCGAGCGTGCGCGAGGCCGTCTCACTCGGCGCGACGCACGTGAGCGTGTACCCGCTGACCATAGAGCCGCACACGCCCTTCGACGCGGCGGTGCTCGCCGGCGAGCTGGACGAGCCCGACGACGACGTGGAAGCCGCGCACATGGAAGCGGCCGCGCGCGTGCTGGGCGCGGCGGGCTTCACGCGCTACGAGGTGGCGAGCTACGCGCGGCCCGGCTTCGAGAGCAGGCACAACACCGCGTACTGGACGGGCGTGCCCTACCTCGGCCTCGGGCGCTCGGCCGCCACGATGACGCAGAACGCGAGCCGCCGTATGCGCATGCAGGACGGCGAGGTGACCGACGACCTCGACGCACGCCAGATGGCCGCCGAGGACCTCATGCTGGGCATGCGCATGTCGCGCGGCGTGCCCGACGCGCAGGCAGAGCGCGCCGATGCGCTCGGCCTCGGGGCGACGCAGGCCTTCGCCGAGCTCGCGGAGCAGGGCCTCGTCGTGCACGAGGACGGCCGCTGGAGGCCCACCGAGCGCGGCTGGCTCTGCGGCAACGACCTCTACGGCCGCCTCCTCGACCTCGCTCCATGA
- a CDS encoding MiaB/RimO family radical SAM methylthiotransferase, with protein MNFAVVNLGCKVNRVESDDTAALLAARGIETREEDADLIVVNTCTVTGEAEKKTRKAVRRALRANESARVLVTGCAAAIDAAFYEGLDPRVECVGKAALLSRAAELADELDDRRARALPLPSAGEEALVERQGQSPCPTGDSQSAPSLRVGEGFRTRVGVKVQDGCDNACTYCIVHVARGAATSRSADDVVRECRAYVEAGAKEIVLTGINLGSYRDGTLRLAGLLRRLLDETAALHAPGEPPCRFRVSSIEPRDVDGAFIGVLAEEGGRVCRHLHLPLQAGSDRVLREMARPYDSARFAALVEELRRRVPGISLSTDVIVGFPGETDGDFARTMDLARRCGFSKIHVFPYSRREGTPAAARADQVPAEVKAARAAALRALGDELRAADFARRAGTAELALVEEDGAAMTESYFEVPAPAGAALGALVPVKLGKGGADV; from the coding sequence ATGAACTTCGCCGTCGTCAATCTGGGGTGCAAGGTGAACCGCGTAGAGTCCGACGACACGGCGGCGCTCCTGGCCGCGCGCGGCATCGAGACGCGCGAGGAGGACGCCGACCTCATCGTGGTGAACACGTGCACGGTCACGGGCGAGGCCGAGAAGAAGACCCGCAAGGCCGTGCGCCGCGCCCTGCGCGCGAACGAGAGCGCCCGCGTGCTCGTCACGGGATGCGCTGCCGCCATCGACGCGGCGTTCTACGAGGGCCTCGACCCCCGCGTGGAGTGCGTGGGCAAGGCGGCGCTGCTTTCGCGCGCGGCCGAGCTGGCCGATGAGCTGGACGACCGTAGGGCAAGGGCTCTGCCCTTGCCGTCGGCTGGCGAGGAAGCCTTGGTTGAACGGCAAGGGCAGAGCCCTTGCCCTACGGGGGATTCGCAATCAGCTCCTTCGCTGCGCGTGGGGGAGGGCTTCCGCACGCGCGTGGGGGTGAAGGTGCAGGACGGGTGCGACAACGCGTGCACGTACTGCATCGTGCACGTGGCGCGCGGAGCCGCCACGAGCCGGTCGGCCGACGACGTCGTGCGCGAGTGCCGCGCCTATGTGGAGGCGGGCGCTAAGGAGATCGTGCTCACCGGCATCAACCTGGGGTCGTACCGCGATGGGACCCTGCGCCTCGCGGGCCTGCTGCGCCGCCTGCTCGACGAGACGGCCGCGCTCCACGCGCCGGGCGAGCCGCCGTGCCGCTTCCGCGTGTCGAGCATCGAGCCGCGCGACGTGGACGGGGCCTTCATTGGCGTGCTCGCGGAGGAGGGCGGGCGCGTCTGCCGCCACCTGCACCTGCCGCTCCAGGCGGGCAGCGACCGCGTGCTGCGCGAGATGGCGCGCCCCTACGACTCGGCGCGTTTCGCCGCGCTCGTGGAAGAGCTGCGCCGGCGGGTGCCCGGCATCAGCCTGTCCACCGACGTCATCGTGGGCTTTCCCGGCGAGACGGACGGCGACTTCGCCCGCACGATGGACCTCGCGCGCCGCTGCGGCTTTTCCAAGATCCACGTGTTCCCGTACTCGCGCCGCGAGGGCACGCCGGCCGCCGCGCGCGCCGACCAAGTGCCCGCCGAGGTCAAGGCCGCCCGCGCCGCCGCCCTGCGCGCGCTCGGCGACGAGCTACGCGCCGCCGACTTCGCCCGCCGCGCCGGAACCGCGGAGCTGGCGCTCGTGGAGGAGGACGGCGCCGCCATGACCGAGAGCTACTTCGAAGTGCCCGCTCCCGCAGGCGCCGCGCTCGGCGCCCTCGTGCCTGTGAAGCTGGGGAAGGGAGGCGCGGATGTCTGA
- the hrcA gene encoding heat-inducible transcriptional repressor HrcA, producing MLSDRRQRVLAALIEEYVARALPVGSRTLTERYQLGVSPATVRNELSVLEDGGYIAQPHTSAGRVPTDFGYRAFVDNLLATDLAADDERYRPVVDELRRSASELDALLEQTSSALTRLTDCLSIVLAPSVLNLHIKQLSLISLAPHRALVVLVTEDGQVFNRQMEFADEVSPDDLARVQRFLGEVFNGKSLQDIEDGLGQGMMEAFRDPLVRMALDEVLSCLQESELSRAHRLGVSSLLTKPEFSQAEALLPVMRVLEDDTVLLHILDDAATQGAGVPSVRIGRENDAAALSGVSVVASRYGRGASAGVVAVVGPTRMDYSKVIRAVRIASAALEDV from the coding sequence GTGCTTTCAGATCGAAGGCAGAGGGTGCTCGCGGCCCTCATCGAAGAGTACGTCGCGCGCGCTCTGCCGGTGGGCTCGCGCACGCTGACGGAGCGCTACCAGCTGGGCGTGAGCCCGGCCACGGTGCGCAACGAGCTGTCGGTGCTCGAGGACGGCGGCTACATCGCGCAGCCCCACACCTCCGCGGGCCGCGTCCCCACCGACTTCGGCTACCGCGCCTTCGTCGACAACCTGCTGGCCACCGACCTCGCGGCCGACGACGAGCGCTACCGTCCCGTCGTGGACGAGCTGCGCCGCAGCGCGAGCGAGCTCGACGCGCTTCTGGAGCAGACGTCCTCGGCCCTCACGCGCCTCACGGACTGCCTGTCCATCGTGCTGGCGCCCTCGGTGCTCAACCTGCACATCAAGCAGCTCTCGCTCATCTCGCTCGCGCCGCATCGGGCGCTCGTCGTGCTCGTCACCGAGGACGGCCAGGTGTTCAACCGCCAGATGGAGTTCGCCGACGAGGTGTCCCCCGACGACCTGGCGCGCGTGCAGCGCTTCCTCGGCGAGGTGTTCAACGGCAAGTCGCTGCAGGATATCGAGGACGGCCTGGGGCAGGGCATGATGGAGGCGTTCCGCGACCCGCTCGTGCGCATGGCGCTCGACGAGGTGCTGTCGTGCCTGCAGGAGAGCGAGCTGTCGCGCGCGCACCGGCTGGGGGTGAGCTCGCTGCTTACGAAGCCCGAGTTCAGCCAGGCCGAGGCGCTCCTGCCCGTCATGCGCGTGCTCGAGGACGACACCGTGCTCCTGCACATCCTCGACGACGCGGCGACGCAGGGCGCGGGCGTGCCGAGCGTGCGCATCGGCCGCGAGAACGACGCGGCGGCGCTGTCGGGCGTGTCGGTGGTGGCCAGCCGCTACGGGCGCGGCGCGTCGGCGGGCGTGGTGGCCGTCGTCGGGCCCACGCGCATGGATTATTCGAAAGTCATCCGGGCGGTGCGCATCGCGAGCGCGGCGCTCGAGGATGTGTAG
- a CDS encoding C39 family peptidase, producing MSESEARERARRRLEERQTRLHGGAAGPSAPGRRPPNRAAPAGRRSREAQGPEGLPALADAAAGVLRAIGPKRLAIGATALALLIALVMGVRGCLSAGDGAAVPEEPAPAPAAQQPDEAKIDEAVLSSILGDELAAQLVQAASASDDVAWIASHPDAYAADGEAVQRKLLKLAAVEPEAVPFVRAFPEAYPAEDAAGTGDPSAGEVPRLYQWDPRWGATVYSSTTFALTGCCPTSLSMVYQGLTGKGDLSPYDMGRRAAEGGYETQYDGTDASFLVNEAAGLGLTCESLSVDADALRAALEGGAAVICNVGPGDFTEAGHFFVITGIAEDGALSINDPYSAERSKRGWDVGDVLGQTMALYAYRLA from the coding sequence ATGTCTGAGAGCGAGGCGCGCGAGCGGGCCCGCAGAAGGCTCGAGGAGCGCCAAACGCGCCTGCATGGAGGCGCAGCCGGGCCGTCCGCGCCGGGACGCCGCCCGCCCAATCGCGCCGCGCCGGCCGGCCGGCGCTCCCGGGAGGCGCAGGGGCCCGAGGGCCTTCCCGCCCTCGCCGACGCCGCCGCGGGCGTCCTGCGCGCGATCGGGCCCAAGCGGCTTGCGATCGGCGCGACGGCGCTCGCCCTCCTCATCGCCCTCGTCATGGGCGTCCGAGGGTGCCTGTCCGCAGGCGACGGAGCGGCCGTCCCGGAAGAGCCCGCCCCGGCTCCCGCCGCGCAGCAGCCCGATGAAGCGAAGATAGACGAGGCCGTCCTCTCCTCGATCCTCGGCGACGAGCTGGCGGCGCAGCTCGTCCAGGCCGCCTCGGCCAGCGACGACGTCGCATGGATCGCCTCTCATCCGGACGCCTACGCCGCAGACGGCGAGGCCGTGCAGCGCAAGCTCCTCAAGCTTGCCGCCGTCGAGCCCGAGGCCGTGCCCTTCGTGCGCGCGTTCCCCGAAGCGTATCCCGCCGAGGACGCCGCAGGGACGGGCGATCCCTCCGCAGGCGAGGTGCCGCGGCTCTACCAGTGGGATCCCCGCTGGGGCGCCACCGTGTACTCGTCCACGACGTTCGCCCTCACCGGCTGCTGCCCCACGTCGCTTTCCATGGTGTACCAGGGCCTCACGGGCAAGGGCGACCTCTCGCCCTACGACATGGGCAGGCGCGCGGCCGAGGGCGGCTACGAGACGCAATACGACGGCACCGACGCCTCCTTCCTCGTGAACGAGGCCGCCGGCCTGGGCCTTACGTGCGAGTCGCTCTCCGTGGACGCCGACGCCCTGCGCGCGGCGCTCGAGGGCGGCGCGGCGGTCATCTGCAACGTCGGGCCGGGCGACTTCACCGAGGCCGGTCACTTCTTCGTCATCACGGGGATCGCCGAGGACGGCGCGCTTTCCATCAACGACCCGTATTCGGCCGAGCGCTCGAAGCGCGGCTGGGACGTCGGGGACGTGCTCGGCCAGACCATGGCGCTCTACGCGTACCGCCTCGCCTGA
- the dusB gene encoding tRNA dihydrouridine synthase DusB, with amino-acid sequence MHEFFRKHRLLLAPMAGVSDEAFRALCREQGADLAFTEMVSAKGLSYANVKTRHLLRLAPGEDQVAVQLFGHEPDTMAAQAAWIEDEMGESLAYLDVNMGCPARKIVSKGDGSALMKEPELAAAIVRAVRSAVAHPVTVKFRRGWALGEETAPEFARRMEDAGACAVAVHGRYAEQLYRGSADWSVIARVKQAVSVPVVGNGDVRTGADAVAMIERTGCDAVMIARGAEGNPWVFAQAKAALAGEPEPAAPAVEERIAMARRHARLLAEREGKNIVRMRKHAMWYMAGLPGASAARAKINACVSVEDFDRVFDELLDYGGPSA; translated from the coding sequence ATGCACGAGTTCTTCCGAAAGCACCGCCTGCTGCTCGCGCCCATGGCGGGCGTGAGCGACGAGGCGTTCCGCGCCCTCTGCCGCGAGCAGGGGGCCGACCTCGCCTTCACCGAGATGGTGTCGGCGAAGGGGCTCTCCTACGCGAACGTTAAGACACGGCATCTGCTGCGCCTCGCGCCGGGGGAGGACCAGGTGGCGGTGCAGCTATTCGGCCACGAGCCCGACACGATGGCCGCGCAGGCCGCCTGGATCGAGGACGAGATGGGGGAGTCGCTCGCGTACCTCGACGTCAACATGGGCTGCCCCGCGCGCAAGATCGTGTCGAAGGGCGACGGCTCGGCGCTCATGAAGGAGCCCGAGCTGGCCGCCGCCATCGTGCGCGCGGTGCGCTCGGCGGTGGCGCACCCGGTGACGGTGAAGTTCCGCCGCGGGTGGGCGCTGGGGGAGGAGACGGCCCCGGAGTTCGCGCGGCGCATGGAGGATGCGGGCGCGTGCGCCGTCGCCGTGCACGGGAGGTACGCCGAGCAGCTCTACCGGGGCAGCGCCGACTGGAGCGTGATCGCGCGGGTGAAGCAGGCCGTGAGCGTGCCGGTGGTGGGCAACGGCGACGTGCGGACGGGTGCCGACGCCGTTGCGATGATCGAGCGCACGGGCTGCGACGCCGTGATGATCGCGCGCGGTGCCGAGGGCAATCCCTGGGTGTTCGCGCAGGCCAAGGCCGCGCTTGCGGGCGAACCCGAGCCGGCGGCGCCCGCCGTGGAGGAGCGCATCGCCATGGCCCGCCGCCATGCGCGGCTGCTCGCCGAGCGCGAGGGGAAGAACATCGTGCGCATGCGCAAGCACGCCATGTGGTACATGGCCGGCCTTCCAGGAGCCTCGGCGGCCCGCGCGAAGATCAACGCCTGCGTCTCGGTGGAGGACTTCGACCGCGTCTTCGACGAGCTGCTGGATTATGGAGGGCCGTCCGCGTGA
- the lepA gene encoding translation elongation factor 4 → MTDPNLIRNFSIIAHIDHGKSTLSDRILELTGTVAHRDMQEQLLDTMDIERERGITIKSQAVRVDYTADDGQTYQFNLIDTPGHVDFTYEVSRSLAACEGAVLVVDATQGVEAQTVANAMMAMNANLEIIPLINKIDLPAAEPDRVREEIEEGLAIPADDAVLASGKTGAGVHDLLEAVVYNIPAPEGKADGPLRALIFDSYFDPYRGVVALIRVVDGSLKKGDRVRMMATGTEVLVEEVGARRPAETAMPELSVGEVGYLVTGLKDVRQVKVGDTITAVRGGVDEPLPGYRDAKPMVFTGLFPIDGDQYEPLKEALEKLSLNDPALAWEPEKSHALGFGFRVGFLGLLHMEVIKERLEREFGLDLLATAPSVEYHVYRAGGEMISLHSPQEMPDPGEIERIEEPYLKAKILIPPDYVGAVMELTTARRGTFVTMNYLSPTTVEMLWDIPLSELIMDYFDKLKSNTKGYASLDYDFDGYKPSKLVKLDILLSGKPVDALSFIIHKDKAYDRGRVLTEKLRGIIPRQMFEVPIQAAIGGRVLARETVKAKRKDVLAKCYGGDISRKRKLLEKQKAGKKRMKNIGNVEVPQEAFMAILKVDD, encoded by the coding sequence ATGACCGACCCGAACCTCATCCGCAACTTCTCCATCATCGCGCACATCGACCACGGCAAGTCGACGCTCTCGGACCGCATCCTCGAGCTCACCGGCACCGTGGCGCATCGCGACATGCAGGAGCAGCTGCTCGACACCATGGACATCGAGCGCGAGCGCGGCATCACCATCAAGAGCCAGGCCGTGCGCGTGGACTACACGGCCGACGACGGCCAGACCTACCAGTTCAACCTCATCGACACGCCGGGCCACGTCGACTTCACCTACGAGGTGAGCCGCAGCCTGGCCGCGTGCGAGGGCGCCGTGCTCGTGGTGGACGCCACGCAGGGCGTCGAGGCGCAGACCGTGGCCAACGCCATGATGGCCATGAACGCGAACCTCGAGATCATCCCGCTCATCAACAAGATCGACCTGCCGGCCGCCGAGCCCGACCGCGTGCGCGAGGAGATCGAGGAGGGCCTCGCCATCCCCGCCGACGACGCGGTGCTCGCCTCCGGCAAGACCGGCGCGGGCGTCCACGACCTGCTCGAGGCCGTGGTGTACAACATCCCCGCGCCCGAGGGCAAAGCGGACGGGCCGCTGCGCGCGCTCATCTTCGACTCGTATTTCGACCCCTACCGCGGCGTGGTGGCGCTCATCCGCGTGGTCGACGGCTCGCTCAAGAAGGGCGACCGCGTGCGCATGATGGCCACCGGCACCGAGGTGCTCGTGGAGGAGGTGGGCGCGCGCCGCCCGGCCGAGACTGCCATGCCCGAGCTCTCGGTAGGCGAGGTGGGCTACCTGGTCACGGGACTCAAGGATGTGCGCCAGGTGAAGGTGGGCGACACGATCACCGCCGTGCGCGGCGGGGTGGACGAGCCCCTGCCCGGCTACCGCGACGCCAAGCCCATGGTGTTCACGGGCCTGTTCCCCATCGACGGCGACCAGTACGAGCCCTTGAAGGAGGCGCTCGAGAAGCTCTCGCTCAACGACCCGGCGCTTGCCTGGGAGCCGGAGAAGTCGCACGCGCTCGGCTTCGGCTTCCGCGTGGGCTTTTTGGGGCTGCTCCACATGGAGGTCATCAAGGAGCGCCTCGAGCGCGAGTTCGGCCTGGACCTTCTAGCCACGGCGCCCTCCGTGGAGTACCACGTGTACCGCGCCGGCGGCGAGATGATCAGCCTGCACTCGCCCCAGGAGATGCCCGACCCCGGCGAGATCGAGCGCATCGAGGAGCCCTACCTCAAGGCGAAGATCCTCATCCCGCCCGACTACGTGGGCGCGGTCATGGAGCTCACCACGGCGCGCCGCGGCACGTTCGTCACCATGAACTACCTCTCGCCCACCACGGTGGAGATGCTCTGGGACATCCCGCTCTCAGAGCTCATCATGGACTACTTCGACAAGCTCAAGTCCAACACGAAGGGCTACGCGAGCCTCGACTACGACTTCGACGGCTACAAGCCCTCGAAGCTGGTGAAGCTCGACATCCTCCTGTCCGGCAAGCCGGTGGACGCGCTGTCGTTCATCATCCACAAGGACAAGGCCTACGACCGCGGACGCGTCCTCACCGAGAAGCTGCGCGGCATCATCCCGCGCCAGATGTTCGAGGTGCCCATCCAGGCGGCCATCGGGGGGCGGGTGCTCGCGCGCGAGACGGTGAAGGCGAAGCGCAAGGACGTGCTGGCGAAGTGCTACGGCGGCGACATCAGCCGCAAGCGCAAGCTTCTGGAGAAGCAGAAGGCCGGCAAGAAGCGCATGAAGAACATCGGCAACGTGGAAGTGCCGCAGGAGGCGTTCATGGCCATCCTCAAGGTGGATGATTGA
- the hypB gene encoding hydrogenase nickel incorporation protein HypB — protein sequence MEETRVIEVKRSILAANDEAADAFRDARRQDGTFFVDVMASPGAGKTTLLLALIEHLRAAGEPDVGVIEADLESDVDALKIKEAGVASVELNTKGICHVEMGMVERAWEAFGGADFGYLFLENIGNLVCPAEFDTGAHARVMLLSVPEGWDKVMKYPPMFAVVDALIVTKSDYLPLNPDFDMEALKERARALNPRLEIFVTSARTGEGMEELADWMRARREAALA from the coding sequence ATGGAAGAGACACGCGTCATCGAGGTGAAGCGCAGCATCCTGGCCGCCAACGACGAGGCGGCCGACGCCTTCCGCGACGCGCGCAGGCAGGACGGCACGTTCTTCGTGGACGTGATGGCCTCGCCGGGCGCGGGCAAGACGACGCTTTTGCTCGCGCTCATCGAGCACCTGCGCGCGGCGGGCGAGCCCGACGTGGGCGTCATCGAGGCCGACCTGGAGTCGGACGTGGACGCCCTCAAGATCAAGGAGGCCGGCGTCGCCTCCGTCGAGCTCAACACCAAGGGCATCTGCCACGTGGAGATGGGCATGGTGGAGCGCGCGTGGGAGGCCTTCGGCGGCGCGGACTTCGGCTATCTGTTCCTCGAAAACATCGGCAACCTCGTGTGCCCGGCCGAGTTCGACACCGGCGCGCATGCGCGCGTGATGCTGCTCTCCGTCCCCGAGGGCTGGGACAAGGTGATGAAGTACCCGCCCATGTTCGCCGTGGTGGACGCCCTCATCGTGACGAAGAGCGACTACCTGCCCCTGAACCCCGACTTCGATATGGAGGCCTTGAAGGAGCGCGCCCGCGCCCTGAACCCGCGCCTCGAGATCTTCGTGACGAGCGCACGCACCGGCGAGGGCATGGAGGAGCTCGCCGACTGGATGCGCGCCCGCCGCGAGGCCGCGCTCGCGTAG